The following is a genomic window from Prevotella sp. E13-17.
ATGTGCCGATGGTAGAGAGTGGTTGTCTTTATGGCATTGGCTCTAACGACTGTGGTGGCGGACTGGTGACCCTGTTGCAGGTGTTTCGTGTCGTGTCCATGCGCCCCCGCAACTACAACTTGGTATATCTGGCCTCTGCCGAAGAGGAGGTGTCGGGCAAGAACGGCGTCGAACATGTGTTGCCTTTATTGCCCAAGATTGATGTGGCCATTGTTGGCGAACCGACGGGCATGCAGCCTGCTATCGCCGAAAAAGGACTGATGGTCGTTGATGGCTATGCCCATGGCGTCAGTGGTCATGCAGCCCGCAACGAAGGCGTGAATGCCATCTACGAAGCCCTCGACGACCTGTGCTGGCTGCGCGACTATAAGTTTACGAAAGAGAGTCCGCTGCTGGGCAATACCAAGATGACGGTGACACAGGTGGAAAGCGGTACGCAGCACAACGTGGTGCCCGACCTTCTGCACTTTGTCATAGACATACGTACCAACGAATACTATCAGAACGAGTACCTCTTTGCCTTCCTTGAGAAGCACATGAAGCGCTGCGAGCTCAAGGCACGCTCGTTCCGCCTGCACTCGT
Proteins encoded in this region:
- a CDS encoding M20 family metallo-hydrolase codes for the protein MDENKYIDEAVELLKQLIAIPRVSRDETAAANHLENVMKGWGLKVNRSCNNLWVVADDYDEARPTVLLNAHIDTVKPVATWTRDPHVPMVESGCLYGIGSNDCGGGLVTLLQVFRVVSMRPRNYNLVYLASAEEEVSGKNGVEHVLPLLPKIDVAIVGEPTGMQPAIAEKGLMVVDGYAHGVSGHAARNEGVNAIYEALDDLCWLRDYKFTKESPLLGNTKMTVTQVESGTQHNVVPDLLHFVIDIRTNEYYQNEYLFAFLEKHMKRCELKARSFRLHSSHISETHPLIQRCVAMGLQPFGSPTLSDQALMPFPSFKLGPGQSARSHSADEYIRIDEIAQAFHTYLQLLDITINKVD